AAAGCAAATAATTATCTTACATCAACTTTTTTGTCTACGattcaaataaatatcttttggttttggacaaatggacaaaacGAGCATCTATAGGTCGAATGCTGACTTTGTAGTTTTGGTGAGAAATCACCAAATGAGAATAAAAACTAAGGTAAGCTTCATGTTTTACAGTCCGGTTTAAACTTCAAATCCAAAACTTCACTTTCACCAACAATTACAAAGCAAAGATTGTGTTTCAGTCCGTCATGAATCTGAATCTCTTCAGCAGTCTGATGGTTTTGCTCGTTGATCAGCTCCTCACAGACGCTGAAGTTGTTGTTTAGAGTTTAAATCCTCAGTCTGAATCCATTAAATCTTGGTTTTACAAATATGTGTTGAAGCATTTCAGCAGGTTTTAAAGGTTGTACACCTGTATGGGAAAGTGCCACATGGACTGGCCTTTGTGATGGACCTGTGTGTTGTTAATGTTAGAAACCTTCCAGCTCTGAAGAGTCACATCTTGTGAGATTCTTCCCAACGTTTCTTctcattaaatcatttttggGGAGTTTATCTTCCACTGGAGGGCGCTGTCCTTATCAGCAGAGCTTGACATGACTCAACTTTCATCTttgagaaaatatataaataatgtttattattatttgtagtaCTTGTAAAGCCTGAAGAGGAAGTAGCTTGAACAAAATCTCAACAGGCCCTGAAACAAGCCCTGAAGTGGACATTGGTGAAAAGTGGTAAGTTGGAAATGAAGTTTGAAGACCTGAGAAACTGAGGTGATGATGACGGTCAAGTCTTGCAGGTTTTCAGTGTTTCAACAGGTTTTAAAGTCGATGAAATCTGTCCACAGCAGAGTGTGAGGATCTGTGATTCAGTAGGTCCTGAGTTTGAAGACCTTGCTGAGCCTGGAGGTGGCGCTGGAGTAGATGAGGAAGGAACCTTCGTCGGTGCTGAAGTGTTCCCAGTCTCTGCATCCGAACGTTGGTAGACTGTGAACTGGAACGAAGCCCTCGTAGCCCTGCcacctgtaaacacaaagaacagaaataataatacCACCTATACCACCTATCATCTACCACCCGGCAACAGCTGATGTCACCGTCAGACTCGTCTCCAACCTTCAACAGCATGTACGTACCTGTAGATGACGCTGTTCAGAGAGTAGGAGCTGCCATCATGAGAGTTGGCCACCACCAAGAACTTCTCCTCTCCGATGGTGAAGAACTCCCAGTCCACAGCACTgaacacagcaacacaacatcagCTTTTAACCTGTGTTTAACCTCAGTTCTAGTGTTAACCTCAGGTCTATTTAGTGTCTGTGAGTGTTTCTGatgctgaatgtgtgtttgttttatttctctctgctgAGTTCAGGTCTCTCATATTCCCTTAAACTTATTGGACGTTTACTtagatttttttagtttggctcatgtccaatccgctaacatggaggagGCGGGATTTATGACATTTACTGcaaccagccaccagggggcgatcaagATGTTTTGACTTCACTTTTGAGGAGCTGTCATGTCATCCAGATTTAAGACactttgtgcttttgtgtagACCAGCCTACAGATTCAAAGCAAAAATCTGTGAAACTCAGTGCTCTAAATTCCCACACTGTGTGTGATACTGAAGTTACAAGTATGAATTTTGACCctgtttttacagctgaatCCGAAGTTGTCAGTTATCAGCCCATTAAATGGCCATTATCAGTTGTTGTCACTACCATTATAATGCTTCAGACAAACTGCACCTACCTGTAGACCAGAAGATGCACATCATCTATTATTATCCTTGATAAACAGTGAGTAACCTAGAATCCCGCCACCAGATTCACAACCAGTTCCAGAAGCCCGGCGATGGAAGCGTTTTTTTTCTCACGCTCTACTGCACAACTCATCAGGTAAGAGGACTTAAGAGATATATTTACAGTTATGTGTAAACATAACATCCCTTAGGTATGGAAAACTATGATACCCACGTGAtgtatttctttacttttatcCTTTGCCTGTTTAGAGCTGATTGATGAGTTATTTTGCTTGCATGTTAGCTCAGTCTTCTGTAACATTAAGTTGAGTATAAAATATGCATAATGTTATTCACTTGCCTATATCATTATCTCAATCCTCTGAggaatataataatatttaggTTAGACATTTAATACTGAAAACAGCGGACCAAATATACAACAGTTATCtcacatatatttacatatttgctGTAACTGCAGTCTGTTTGTTGGAGAGCATAACTACAAGTTGGATGAAcagtctgctgtttgttttagtAGCTGACATTATACATTTAACTATTATTTTACAGAATCTTTCATTTGATTGTCTCAATATTCTGCAAGGAAAAATGTCTCAGTTTAGGCCTGTGTGTCTTTCTGGTGATCTTGGACCTGGTGCTGGACCTGGAGTGGAGGAGAAAGGGGTGGAGATATTGGATGATGAGAGGAGGAGCGAGCTTCTGGATCTCAGGCATAGAGGTAGATGAGGATAAGCTCCATTTGAATAACAACTGGTGATAGAGGTATTACCTGTTTATTGACTAACGTTTTGACATCAGAAACTCTTTCACAGGCATCAGAAACTGGAAGATCTTCCTGTGAGTAATAATAGAAGTTGTGAAGCCAGACGTTGTAAACATTCGGGGCTTAGCCCAAACCAAGGGGGGTCCAGGAGCATACTCCCCAGGATTTCTTTCCCATTTACGGCAGCTATATGCATTATTTTTTAAgccatttaaaataataaaatgtcttaaaatctGTATATCATTTGGGAAAAACATGATAGTTACCCAGGAAAAACATCGTTCTGTATCCTACATCCTATTTTGCATCTAATTGTTCTCCAACTGTCTTCATCATTCTGAAACCATAACACAACAAATGTTGACTAATTTTCACACCTGCCACCTAAAAAGAGGCAACAATAGTCTGATATTACTATTCTTAAGTTACATAAGATAGGTATGGTAGGAATTTGGCTTAAACAGCATTACTCATCTTGAAACCTATTGCCCTTTGCTCCTCTATTCTTCTTAACTACTCTCACTCTCTCAACTGCACTCATTTCATGTCCTCCactgaaagaggaaatattaaacaaaaaaaagtattaggATTTCTGATCAAGTTAAGAtgcaaaaaagattaaatgcaTATCTTATTCTTGTACATCTGCTCCTGACACCTATGTTCTTCACTCCTTTCTTCTCAACACAATTTCATCTCTCGTCGCTCTTCCTCTTCACCTGCTTTCTCCACGTTTCCACATCTCATTTCCTGTTCTCTCCTTCattcttttcctccctttcttctctcttccttacTCCTCAAATCCACATTTCCACTTCTGTCCTCTTGTCATGAAttctccactcctctcctcctcgctcctcatcaaacatttttctcctctctccttctcttagCTTCTGCTTTTCACTCCTTTCTCACTCAGCTTATCATCTCTCCACCTCTTGTCCTGCTTCCTCTACTGATCCACAGGTTTTCTCCTGTCCTTTCCTCTTACCTCTCTCACTCATTTTCCCTCCTTACTTGTCCAAGCTTGCTCACAGAGGTGACATGACTGAATAAAATACAGCACACACAACCCCCCCTATGATGGTGTTATGGTAGACCTGCAGATGGCGATATTTCCCCAGTAATAGAACTTTTGCTCAACTGACTGCTGGTGCAGTCAGAGAGCCTGAGGGGGAATGACACAAAGTTTAAGGAGTTGGAGAGTCTTTTCAGGGGATAccatctttgtctgtctgcagcattCAGTGGAGGAAACAGACTGTTGATGTCCAGTGGAGCAATCACTGACCTTGGTGCATGTGGCTATGAACACTGAAACTTATATGTGacttttttgaattttgaaagaAAGGAATCAAGATATTTAACCAGTCCAATGAATCACATGCCATCTGTGTACTGTATTCAGAAGTTGttgcctttctctctcacacattatATGAGCATTGTAATACTTTTTAGGATCCCCAAAATAATTTGCATGCCACACATGTCAGCCACCCACACATCACGTTCACAGATGAACAGGAAGAGGATGGTAAACTCCTTTTTCCTattacatgaacacacattcTTAAGGAGTAAGACCCAGCCACACAGACCAGTATCTCAATCTGAACTCTGACCACCATGATCAGTGATGATGACTCAACAAACACCCTAATATGTTCTCAGTGaggagaaagatagagagagggtGCAGCAGGTCTGATGGGGAGTACAAGGAGTAGATGCTGAGAATTATAATAAGGCCTGGCTTTATgcacatcatcattattattattattattattattattattattatatattataagcTGTCTGAGATATGAGATACAATGAAGTTCTTTTAATGTATCTAACACATGTATCTACACTCAAATAAAAGCCTGCAGGTTTTGGTTAATGTTGCAGTAAAAAGTGATCTCTGATGAACAGACTGAGCCTCTAAAATCAGACTCAGATTTTCTGCTTCTACATGTCAACAGATTTGATGTCATGTGGGAAAATGTCCCAAGCATCCAGTGAAGGAACATGATTGACTGTCTGTTCATGACTCGTCTGAActagtttattttgtttgtaaattCTAAGTACAAAATAAAAGGTGAATGCCACAAATTCTCTTAAATAACTTGTACGTTCCACAAGTAGATTAATGTATGTACATTAATCTGATGCTGCATCATCAAGTTGTTTCTCTATATTTAAGGATTCatcagaaagagagacagaaagagagctaTCAAActcatttaacaaaaaattaaCAAGTagcttttatttctgtcttttgtccTGAAATTTAATAGTTTGTATGATACACGGATTCAAATCTGCAGGCAGTATTTCACTCCACTCAATCTTTCATAAAGACATTTGAGACATTTGCTAAACAAGAACTTAACACAGCTTTTACTTCCTTCTTATCTAGTTTGAGGAAATtatcaaatacaataaaaccAGGAGGCGGAGCTTactgagagaaaacaaataaatacactgacTGCTGCTCATTGGCACTTTGACTTTCTCTTCACTTAGACTAGCTGGACCTGTTTCTACAATGGGTGACTCATATATCATAGCGATAGACTTCGGCACTGCGTACAGTGGATATGCTTTCAGTCTAACATCCAGTGAGGATCAGATTGAACCCAATTTGAAGCGGTGGGGAAAAGAGCTGGGACTGGATACCCCAAAGACTCCGACCTGCATCCTGTTCAATGAAGATGAAGAATTTATCAAGTTTGGTTATGAAGCCAGAGCAGCATATATCAAGATGTGTGGAGAAGAGGCAAAGCAACACTACTACTTTGAAGCCTTCAAGATGGCCCTCTATGGCAAAGTGAGTAAAAATGATCTGTATAATTAAATGTACCATAAATTGTGAATAAGATAGTTTCATACTTATGTCAAGTAAATGAATAAAGGACGACTATGCATGTACAGATTGTTAAAAATATCTGGGTCTGTATAGTAATGATAATTAgtacaaaatgttttgtgttttttgtaaaactgCATTAAGTTTTTtgggagggaaagagggaataaaaaacagaattttcaTGAAGGTAGAAGTAACTGCAGGGCTGTTGTGTTGGACTAAATTAATTTAACCTCAGTGAACCTAATAAACTGAACTGTGTGTATATGAACAAACATCTTGTCAATCATCACCAGAAACTCGACAGGGATGTGACGATTAAAGCTGCAAACGGAAAGTCAATGAATGCCATGAAGGTCTTCACAGCAGCTCTGAGTTACCTGAAGGAAGATGCACTGACAACCATTAGTGTCAACACAGCAGGGATGAAGTTCATTGCCTCTGATTTCACCTGGGTGCTGACTGTACCTGCGATCTGGGATTCTTCAGCTAAGCAGTTCATGAGAGAAGCTGCAACTAAGGTGAGcacattttctccagaaagCACTGAAATTATGAAATAGTAAAAGAAACTAAtgacttttcatttttcttctagGCTGGTATTGTGTCCAATGGAACAGATGACAGACTGGTGATAGCACTGGAACCAGAGGCAGCCTCAGTCTGGTGTATGAAGCTGCCAGCTGAAGGTTTCATAGCAGAGAATCATGACAAAGCCGCACTGGAGCAAACTCCAGGAACACGGTACATTGTTGTTGATTGTGGAGGTACTGTATTGTTGACAATAATACAAACCTTTATTCACATACAAGGTTGTGTTTACTCACACAAGAACATGCACAATTTAAAATTCTACAGACAAGAAATATGTATGTTGAAGCATTATTGTCTGATGTTTGGCTTTGAGTAAAATGTCTGAATGTATAAGAAGTTATTGGTTGTACAAATGCTGTAGTTAGTCAGTTTTAAGCACTTCCTCTGTGTTGCAGGTGGAACCATTGACATAACTGTACATGAAGTGCTGGATGGAGGAGCCCTGAAGGAGCTGCACAAGGTCTCTGGAAATGATATGGGAGGACAAACTGTTGACAAGAAATTCAAAGATTTCCTCAAAGAAATCTTCTCTGATGGTGTCTGggatgaatatgaaaaaaaacatcccagTCAGGTTCAGAAGATGATGTATGATTTCACATATCTCAAACAAGTAGATGACGAAGTTCAGATCGCCTGCACATTTAACCTAGGAACATTAGCTCAGGGAAGGCAACAAATGGAAAAGTACTTTGATAAAGTTCGAGGTGCGTCCTGGAATGATGGGTCAATCAAAATCTCAAAAGAGAAACTGAGGTCTTTCTTTGATGAGAGTCTGAGAGGCATCACCAAGAGTCTCAGGGAAATCTTGAACAAAGATTTAAATGTTGAGTACATTCTGTTAGTGGGAGGTTATGCTTCAAGCATGATTCTGCGTCGACACATTACTGATCAGTTTAGTAGTCAGTGTAAAGTTCTGTGCCCTTTTAGGGCTCAAGAAGCAATCATGAGGGGGGCCGTAATGTTTGGAAGAAACCCACAGGTGGTGGCATCCCGGAAAAGTGCCTTCACTTATGGGGTTGCTGTCGCTCAGAGGTTTGATGAGTCCAAGCATAAGGCAGAAAAGAAATTCACAACTGAAGAGGGTGATTGGTGTAAGGATATCTTCAATAAACTGGTGGAAGAATGTGAAGATGTTGATTGGAATGAAACCAGAGAGCACATCTTTACACCAATAAGAGCTAATCAGACAGAGATGAGGCTGAGATTTTATCGCACTGAGAGAAAGAATCCAGAGTATGTGGATGACTGGGGAATAGAGAAAGTTGGTTCATTTGATGTTAGCATGCCTGATACTAAAGGTGGCATGAAGCGTGAGGTCAAATTGGAAATTAAGTTTGGATCCACAGAGATAACAGCCACAGCCACTGACAAGGTTTCTGGGTCAAAAGGATCAATCAAGATCGACTTCATGACAAAAGCATGAGGATGTTTCGAAAGCACCCAAAATGCAGCAGTTTCCTCAACAGGCTAAATGTTATCTGGATTAGAACTGGGTAAATCAGAAGAATCATTTTCATACAAAGAGTTGATAATAATTTAGGTGTTTTACATTAAACACCTGACACTAACAGTGACTGTTTGATGCATGATGCCATGCTCACAGTAAACACCAGGAGCCTCATTTATCAACCATCCATATACTCACTTCTATGACAACAGGCACATCAACCTATcctaataatgataataataagacTACCCTCTTGAATGGTGGAAAGATCTTGCTCTTTATCCCCATTGATGAATAATTGTATGGCAACAAATGAAGcatgaaaatagtgaaaacattACAGTGTAAAACACCAGTATCAATGCAGGAGCACATTAGACTTACCTCCAGTCTGTTGTCCCAGTGCAGAGTGTGTAACATGTGAACTCTAAAGTATTTTAACCTCATTGTGTGTGAGgttttttgtctttatcttgtttttttacttttgtccACAAGTAACTCTAAATTAAGGCGACTAGGACTTTTAAAGGGTTATGGTTGACCATATCTGGCATTCTAAGTGCATTTCTAATGTAAATGAGTCTGTACGTGCACAAGCAGATGAATGTAGAACAGGTGATGTTTATCATTGTTCATCATTGTTGTGAAGTTGTGCGTGCACATGTTTGATAAACAAGTTTTCCTGTTCACACAGACAGTTGCTATGTTTATGacatagtttatttatttattatttaatatgttaTATTGTTTGAGAACTAGAGATGTGTTCTTAAATGTATCTCTGAACGCTTGCTGACAGAGTGTGTTTGGTTAAATTTGTTTCtagatgtttcacatttttcttctaTCCAATGAAtatttcccatgatgcatttTAACAGGGTGTGAAAGTGGTCATTGAAAAATATTGTATTGCACACTTGACCAAACTCTAATCTGTGGTTCCAAGAATATAAACGAATGATGAAGATCCTTTTTATTGGCATTCATGTGTGAACTGGAATGTATATACAAATCATTCAAATATCTTTatgatacaaacaaacaaaaatgaacaaactggTAATTATGGGgacattactgtaaaataaaatgtaattttgtatcATATATTGTATAATAAAAGTGTCTATGCTGATATTGTTTGCTGCATGTTGATGAAGAACAATGTATGTCTGAATcactttaatattttcttttgaagTAATTATCTAATAAAGTCTTTAGTTTTTctttgaagatttttttgtgtttttaatctttttgtttttgtctttaggTTGAGCTCtaaataaaagtttgttttcactgagATCACAAcgtaaaaccaaaaaaacatctttaactGCCTCAAACAAACATTGATGCACAATGTAAATGGTATATAAACATGTTCAGTCCTCACTGAGTCTGACCTACATTTCAGCGTTacgattatttttttgttttgttttgtgaatactacgattttctttctttcaaaaaaaccaaactaaaTAGTGCAAAGTGAGACAACTTTGATGAGCCGGCTTTACCATCAGACAAAGTAGGCCTGTGTCTGGGGCACCCAACGTAAAGGGTCCCAAACAccttaaaaaacactttaaaaaaatgtattataaatGTACGACCCCCCTCCTGTACACTACAGGTTAATGGATTATTCCATCACTGCACCtctcaactcacacaacaaacagtgaaacagagtCGTCACAAAGCGCATTTCAAAGGAAAATACAAAGAGGAAAGTAAAGCAATCAGTGTAAAACTCCTGTAGGTCATCTGCTTTTCTGTTGTCCGATGACGATGATGACAACGATGATGATATTATACAAAGAGAACaagaagggagagaggaagacaatgGCAGAACATGTTGGTCCCAGTGATGGAAGAAGCATTCacaatactgtaaaataaaaatattcaaatacaagtcctgcatttaaagttttacttgtgttttattatgttacATGTTACTTGTATAATTTGTCATGTGGTGAGTGGAGGAGGTAGACgggaaaacacaggaagtaaaggtaacAAACgcaaggagaaaacatttcaaaattaaagctgcaagcagcgatgaacgggccctTGTGCCCCATGCATGTTGGACCGTGACGTGGTCGGTGGGTCTGCATGTGGACTTCTTCATACGCAGGCGTTTTTTGGACAGTGCATGAAGTGTTGAAGCTATTTGGAGCTAGAAAACATCCAAAAAGTAACAAACACACTAGCAAAATAAAGGCATGTTGTAGTTTATATTGTTGAGAACATACTATGCAAAATAATGCAAACCTGATGATGTGTGTTGTAAGGTAGACTTCCTGTGCACAGTAGATGGCACTATGAGAAACAGACAATATGGAAGCATAGTGAGTTTGTgtctaaaacaaattaatttcctaattttcatcaagtctatttttagaaaagtaaagacttttaacccacatgacctggtcaaagtttgattgacatgtgtactgtcaggtgtgtagagacaataagtaactgcagctggacacagaaaaatactcatatatttgaatggagagtgtgagcgaactgctaggtgctcgggccctaataaaggaaaaactgcagtacagagctacaaattttagtttttatggtatttttctacagcactttatcactaaactgtcaccctcactccattttctccttttccctcataggtcatcccactactgaattataaatataagacctataattattgtaaaataaatgataataacaccaaacttcatacaaagtttgtatatcatgtactgtatgtatataggcctttctgctgtatcctacaaaaatgagctgcattcaacccccacaccagtggcggctggtgactcaaaaaattggggaggacaggaggaaaaccaacataccgcatcaaactatatcattgtcccccatctgatgaaatcggaggtggggggcaattttatatgccaataaaacaatttgcttttaaaaacaaaaacctctgagtggtgtaaaggctgcttctttaaagacatttagcatatacatattgtttctaaacaaagaagagctcattttagccgtggagtggttcagatgtgtgattttaccaacaaagtgaaattcaaatttatagtattgttctattgtgccaacagatttatgttctcatcaaaaacagacaagatatcacatgatttacatgtgtttcctatgtattttcttagtatacagaaaccACagagcttataatgtgatacaggaacagatcagtgctgaatactagaaagactgaacactaaaaacattcacagatctaaaagtgtaggttcacatcagaaagtatgaatgcatgtatcaaatacttgacttacacactctgatctatgtgcacgacatacaaaatatagtttACAAAGCTGatatgttaacactaggggtgcaaTGAATCACAAAACTCGGTTTGGATCGTATCACGAATTTcagtcaaaaaaatgttttccatttattctataacacacttacagcaagaaacagcaaggaacttttgcccatggtcttaaatgaaaacaacatttaagatgtccaatgtttaaataaaataaaataaaatatatgaaatattcaatgctcaattattgcaatatgaggcatgataccttcctcttttaaagacggtagtgaatgaaacagcctctgtccacatcatcaaaacttaatgataacttagaaacatgaacacacgtcttttcctgcagcttgttgaacgagccaccaaacaaacattcaccgctaatgtcagttagcagctagatgctaattatctgctcagctgcagcacattaaacagcgtgtaaacatacctacagatgtcacttcagacccgttagatgctggtttgatcgttacCCTTCAAAGTCCCTGTTagtgacacactgtctgtccatgacttgtacttacagcagttggtttactttgtcttaaatgagacattaaattttgcaattaatctgcagttcatatgcctgctgAACCGTGGGGGGGCGATCCGtatggatcacggatcaactactaTCAGTTACagcactagttaacacttgttattctagttactttaagcttattactcaatatacggctcagcttaaaaacaaactaaagaaactgtcagaagcaagcagccagacctcctgcacactaatCATAGAACATCAACaagtgactgaacaaccactcaattaaaaacgagatcaattccacatgaatgagtCCAGACAGTGACTACTGtgacttcaacaagcaaactacccacaactcattatatatatatgtgtgtatatatatatatatatatatatatatatatatatatatatattgctgatatactctgaggagtatattttaatttgttgtctgttttgttgtgttcaCCACACCAGACTGTTTGTGTTATCCCATTCgggatttttgtgtttgtgccaccgcgAGTGTTGCTTTGTCAGTTCACAACCAGACAACGTTTGTACAGACTACCGTCCGTACGCATGTTCTCTGTAGATAAAGCAACCACTGCACTCCTCTCACGGTCGCGGGATGGAGAGTCTGTCTTCCcccttctctttccctctctcttttactaacataaacacacactcacacacctacACATCCACCCAATTACACACGTTTTctacacatctgatggtcagataacgtagAACTATCACCTcctttgtttctgtgttatccgccatcagacacgtgtgtgcAGAAACGCCACCGACCACCGGTCGGCACTATCTGCTATTGTTAATGGGAACTCTGCGGCGTCTTCCGCCGGGTATTTCTCGCGTGACGTGACTTCCCCCAGAAGCCGCACTATCTTGAATCATGTGCATCGTCACCTGGCTCGATCACGACGGCCATCttgtgactcacacacacacacactctctcacactcaaacacacacacacacacttactcccACACGCTTTGTTTACCTGTTTGAATTTACACCGctgctgttttatgtgtgttttcacttaGTATTAGTTGGTAGCATAGTGTTTATTAATTGAAACAATTGTTGACTTTGTTGGTTCTTGTGGAGAttaataaatactgtttatagctttaaagagaagtctttctgtcattgttgtgcatattttattgtgataagtggctgattgagagTCAGAGCTCGGACTTTCACCTTTACTGTTGACTTAGTGATACTGATATTTCAGGTATTAGATCCTCTAATTGAACAACTTGTTTATGAGACTACTCTGCAGTTtagttattggtcccggtttccaggtggtgccccacattattgattaaatttaataatttctcaatttcataattcataattttcTCAGGTAATTaggaattattgctaataactaAATGTACTAAATTTCAAATCCAacactttacatgtttgataagagtcccggcctgaacacgtctacatgacaatattccatcagtgatgcaaactggctgaatagcgccccctacaaaatttcagcgaagcagccccagcagcaggcaaaatagtggacaaaggaagtgatgtttatctccttcttgcactgtctgaaaacagccgggtctgaagacatctacatgcccgtgacaaaagcccttcgattgTGTTGTGGCCTGACGTGCACGGAGGGGCAAGGGCCCGTTCAAtgtgcttgcagctttaattatgcgttgttatttttgtgcagGGAAAGCAAAATAGACAAAACTCCCACTCAGCTTGTCCGTGGCCAAAAAAGGCCACCTCTTGTTTACATTCTGAAAATGCTATAGAAACACtatgtattaatattattttcttctttcacttgttatttttctttaatcgGCATCAGTCCTGATCATGAAATCCAAAATTTTATCAATGCCAgaattttaaccctttaaatACCTGTTAGATAACATATTGTCACTTACCTTTcaagtaaaaacaacagaaaattgtcattttttaccATATAATTGATGCACatggatatttttttcaatcagcGCAGGTCAATACCTATCAATAAGTAgcagtaaaaatgatttttttgcatAATTACTTCTTATGAGCAGCgacaaaaaaaggttaaaactCCCACTCAAATGGCCACTTCTTGTTTACATTCCCAAAATGCTATAGAAACACtacatattaatattattttctactttcactggttattttttttctattggcATTATTCCTGATCATGGAATCCAAAATT
This genomic interval from Thunnus thynnus chromosome 11, fThuThy2.1, whole genome shotgun sequence contains the following:
- the LOC137192235 gene encoding heat shock 70 kDa protein 12A-like; the encoded protein is MGDSYIIAIDFGTAYSGYAFSLTSSEDQIEPNLKRWGKELGLDTPKTPTCILFNEDEEFIKFGYEARAAYIKMCGEEAKQHYYFEAFKMALYGKKLDRDVTIKAANGKSMNAMKVFTAALSYLKEDALTTISVNTAGMKFIASDFTWVLTVPAIWDSSAKQFMREAATKAGIVSNGTDDRLVIALEPEAASVWCMKLPAEGFIAENHDKAALEQTPGTRYIVVDCGGGTIDITVHEVLDGGALKELHKVSGNDMGGQTVDKKFKDFLKEIFSDGVWDEYEKKHPSQVQKMMYDFTYLKQVDDEVQIACTFNLGTLAQGRQQMEKYFDKVRGASWNDGSIKISKEKLRSFFDESLRGITKSLREILNKDLNVEYILLVGGYASSMILRRHITDQFSSQCKVLCPFRAQEAIMRGAVMFGRNPQVVASRKSAFTYGVAVAQRFDESKHKAEKKFTTEEGDWCKDIFNKLVEECEDVDWNETREHIFTPIRANQTEMRLRFYRTERKNPEYVDDWGIEKVGSFDVSMPDTKGGMKREVKLEIKFGSTEITATATDKVSGSKGSIKIDFMTKA